The genomic region TTCCTGATCAGGCCAGCGTTTACTCCAATCGGTTCGTAAGGCAACAAACGTACCTTCTTCAATTTTTCCGTGCTCGTTTTCAAAATTTAGAATATCTTCCACAGAAATGGTGAAGTCAGGATCATCAGCCGCTTCCTTTGATTTATCAATAACGACTAAGGGTAAAACCAGTTCCTTCAGGTTTAATTCATCCATATATCTTCTGCCTTTAACGAAATGAACCGGTGAATCTAAATGAGTCCCATATTGACCGGGAAACCTGAAGTTTTGGACAAAAAAGCCGTCATCATGATCAAAGGCGGTTGTAAACTCTGCTGTATCCAGGGCCGAAAAATGGGGAGAATCCGGACCGAAAGTATGAGTTAAATCTACCCATTGTTTTCCTTTCAGTAAATTCAGTGCCTGCAGTAAATCATTGTTCTCTTTTACATTTAAGTTTGTCAAAATGAACACCTCTTTTGTTTTGGATAATAAAAAAACCCTCTTCATAAATAAGAAGAGGGTTTGCGATCACAAATACACGCTCTTCTTATCTTCTAGCTAAACGCTATCTGGATTTGGCACAGTACTGAAAACCAGTCTGTTGCCGAGGCTTCAAAGGGCCAGTCCCTCCACCTCTCTTGATAAGAATTGTTAAACTATTTTGTTATTGATTAATCATTACAATACAGGTAAATATTTTGAAAGTCAAGAGTAATTTTTATAAAGTGAAAATTTCATTAGTTGGATATTGCGCCAGTTAGAGCATGATAAATTTATGGCACGAAAAGGTACGCATAAAAAGAGCGTATCCCTTAAACAGATACGCTCGGTATAGTTACTGTACCCTGTACCAGGCAAACCAGCCATCTTCTTTGCTTTTTGCTAAAAACAGCTGGCCATCTTCAGCATTTTCACTTTTTCCTTCCCAAAGTGGAAAGTGTAGCTTGACTAACCATGATTGTTCCGCCACATCTTCCCCGCAGGCTTGCTTTGCCTGGTTATAGTATTCTTCATTTTGCTGATTTTTTTCAACAGCTTCAGTAAAAGGTTGGGCTGAAGTGACTTCCCATTTGGAGAAGTAATTTCCATAGTCATTTTCCCCATATGTATCCGGTACAATGTGGTTCAAAGCTTCATTCAGTTCGTCTTGATTATCTTTTTTTGTATCAAGCAGACTCTTTGTGCTCGGACAGTGGAATTCAGACTCTGCACTTAATTGTACAGGGAAAATGAGTAGGAAAGTCACGATACCTATCAAAGCTCTTTTTTTTCTCATAAAATCACCTCATTTTTACCCTCCCTTATCGTGTTTAAATTATACACCTTTCGGACTATCCTTTTTTGTGAATTTAGCGAGCGGCATGAACCGTCATTGAAGAAAATGAAAGAAAAATGTCTTGATTGATAATGAAAATAGAATGACCATTTAAGATAATAATATTCCAAATTATTACAAAAAGGTGTATAATGGTATTTGGATTTTAATCTTTGCATGAGATATTGAAGGGAGGAATAATGTGAGATACTTTGTCCTATTGTTGACAGGACTAGTGTTAGGTGTGATTCTGCGTTTTATCGAAACGAGAAATGTGTTTTTAAAGCAGTGGATAAGGGCGGTACTTAATTATTTATTCCTTTTTTCATTTATTATAATCATAGTTGGATATGGATTATTCCTTAATGTATATCTGCTGGATGCAGGACTATTTATCTTAATCCCAACATTTGCCGCATTTCTTGTTAGACAGACGTTTATCTATGTTAAATGGAAAAGGTCATCCGCTCATTTGTAGCTTGATAATTAATCGAGATAAGTTCATTCAAACATAACTATCGGAGGTTTTACTATTAGAAAGAAAAAGTGGCTGGCCGTTGTCCTGATAATAGGAGTTCTGATTTTGAGCTTCCAGGTTTTTTCAACCATACAGAAGAAAGTACAATTAAAAAAAGACACGATTACCTATTTAGTTGATAAGGGATATGACGAGGAAACGGATATAAAAGAAATTGAGGTTGTAAAACTCCTGGAATTAAACGAGGATGATGAAGCCGTACATAATGGCAGATACCAGGCGGTTGTAAAATTCAAGGATGAACCGGAGACAACCTCCTTTTATACATACAAAAGAGATACGAAGAACATAATCCGGATTGACATGATTGAGGAGTAATCAGGTCGTACCGATAAGAGTGTGAGTAAATAATTATCCGTGTGCTGAGAGGAGATTAGAGAATACGAATAAGATCCGATTATGATAAAATATAATATTCAGAATCATTGGGGCGAAATTACGGCTTTCAATGTTACTTTTAAAAGGGGGAATAATTGAATGGAACATGTCCAATACCAAAAACCATATGCTAAGCTGTTTATTTCGTTTTTTACTGCATTAATGATTGCGTTCGTTGGATTTTATGCGGGGCAGTATGTACCACCTGCCTATTTCTTACCACTTATCCTTGTGGAATTAGGACTTATTATCGCTATGATTTTCCTGCGTAGAAAGAAAGCCATTGGTTATCCATTAATGTTTACATTCATGTTTGTTTCAGGTTGTACGTTGTATCCGGCCATTGCCATGTATATATCTCAATTAGGTGCGCAGACAGTAGGGAAGGCCATTGTTATAACGGCTCTATCATTCGCCGGAATCGCTTTATATACAGTTATAAGCAAACACGACTTTCGTTTTATGGGTGGCTTCCTATTCATCTCCCTGTTTGTATTAATTGGTCTGGGAATTGCGAATATATTCGTACCATTTGGAGGTCAAATGGATCTGATTTATTCAGGGTTCGGTATTCTGATTTTTGTAGGATACACACTCTATGATTTCAGTCGCTTGACGCATGAAGGGTTCACAGATGAGGATGTCCCAATGATTATCGTATCTATTTACCTGGACTTCGTTAATTTACTGTTGTTTGTTTTACGTTTTTTAAATAGAGACTAAATAATCAGGGACTGTCCCTCACCGCGTTAACACGTTAAAGTGGTGAGGGACAGTCCCTAGCTAAATAAAGGAGCCTAGTATGAATAAGCAAAATTTAACTGTACATAATTTAGTTCAAGCCGCAACTAAATTTCGTGATGAGCGGGATTGGAGACAATTCCATAATCCAAAAGATTTAGCGATTTCTCTGTCATTGGAAGCAAGTGAGCTGCTTGAAAATTTCCAGTGGAAGGATAGTGCGAAATCCCTGGAGGAAAATGAAGAAAATATATATGATGAATTAGCGGATGTGGTCATTTATGCCCTGATGCTTTCGGATGTTTTAGATGTTGATTTAAATGAGATTGTGTTGAACAAATTAGAGAAGAATGCGCGGAAGTACCCGGTGGAGAAGGCGAAAGGGACGGAGAAGAAGTATACGGAGTTGTAATTAGGGACTGTCCCGCACCACT from Virgibacillus sp. MSP4-1 harbors:
- a CDS encoding cyclase family protein — its product is MTNLNVKENNDLLQALNLLKGKQWVDLTHTFGPDSPHFSALDTAEFTTAFDHDDGFFVQNFRFPGQYGTHLDSPVHFVKGRRYMDELNLKELVLPLVVIDKSKEAADDPDFTISVEDILNFENEHGKIEEGTFVALRTDWSKRWPDQEAMENKDEQGHPHSPGWSVEALKFLFEERDIKSVGHETFDTDAAVDVQKNGALFGEYYVLDQDTYQVELLTNLDQVPAKGAIIFSIVPKAEKASGFPVRSFAILP
- a CDS encoding Bax inhibitor-1/YccA family protein, whose amino-acid sequence is MEHVQYQKPYAKLFISFFTALMIAFVGFYAGQYVPPAYFLPLILVELGLIIAMIFLRRKKAIGYPLMFTFMFVSGCTLYPAIAMYISQLGAQTVGKAIVITALSFAGIALYTVISKHDFRFMGGFLFISLFVLIGLGIANIFVPFGGQMDLIYSGFGILIFVGYTLYDFSRLTHEGFTDEDVPMIIVSIYLDFVNLLLFVLRFLNRD
- a CDS encoding nucleotide pyrophosphohydrolase, which codes for MNKQNLTVHNLVQAATKFRDERDWRQFHNPKDLAISLSLEASELLENFQWKDSAKSLEENEENIYDELADVVIYALMLSDVLDVDLNEIVLNKLEKNARKYPVEKAKGTEKKYTEL